From the Ictalurus furcatus strain D&B chromosome 19, Billie_1.0, whole genome shotgun sequence genome, one window contains:
- the LOC128622960 gene encoding zinc finger protein 135-like: MKSESRPRSLGKSPQTPAATGSEMYHCSDCGKSFIKSHHLKDHERIHTGEKPFDCSQCGKSFTHQSTLQQHERIHTGEKPYYCSQCGKSFNKSHHLKDHERIHTGEKPYDCFQCGKSFTRQSHLQLHERIHTGEKPYHCGQCGKSFTRQSHLRLHERIHTGEKPYHCGPCGKSFTRQSHLQRHERIHTGEKPYHCGQCGKSFSRQSNLRLHERVHTGQKPYYCGQCGKSFACQRNLQIHKRIHTGEKPHHCGQCEKSFSQLSNLQRHERVHTGEKLYHCGQCGKSFTCQSNLQIHKRIHTGEKPYLCGQCEKSFTCQSHLKRHERIHTGEKPYHCSHCGKSFIRQSHLQRHERIHTGEKPYHCSQCGKRFRDQRAFHSHQQSHTGQKLYLCGHCGRSYTYSSSLRTHTCSNIKPSDLTI, from the exons ATGAAATCAGAGTCCAGACCCCGCTCTTTAGGAAAATCTCCACAGACTCCTGCTGCTACTGGCTCAGAG atgtACCACTGCTCAgattgtgggaagagttttattaAAAGTCATCATCTCAAAGAtcatgagcgcattcacacaggagagaagccatttGACTGCtcccagtgtgggaagagttttactcatcAGAGTACTCTCCAACaacatgagcgcattcacacaggagaaaagccataTTACTGCtcccagtgtgggaagagttttaataaAAGTCATCATCTCAAAGAtcatgagcgcattcacacaggagagaaaccgtatgaCTGCTtccagtgtgggaagagttttactcgtcAAAGTCATCTCCAACTACATGAGCGCattcatacaggagagaagccgtatcattgtggacagtgtgggaagagttttactcgtcAGAGTCATCTCCGACTACATGAGCGCattcatacaggagagaagccgtatcactgtggaccgtgtgggaagagttttactcgtcagagtcatctccaacgacatgagcgcattcacacaggagagaagccgtatcactgtggacagtgtgggaagagtttttcTCGTCAGAGTAATCTCCGACTACATGAGCGTGttcacacaggacagaagccatattactgtggacagtgtggaaagagttttgctTGCCAGCGTAATCTCCAAATACACAAGCGCattcatacaggagagaagcctcatcactgtggacagtgtgagaagagtttttCCCAACTAAGTAATCTCCAACGACATGAGCgtgttcacacaggagagaagttGTATcattgtggacagtgtgggaagagttttacttgccagagtaatctccaaatacacaagcgcattcacacaggagagaagccatatctctgtggacagtgtgagaagagttttacttgtcaGAGTCATCTCAAAcgacatgagcgcattcacacaggagagaagccatatcactgctcgcactgtgggaagagttttattcgtcagagtcatctccaacgacatgagcgaattcacacaggagagaagccgtatcactgctcacagtgtgggaagaggtTTCGTGACCAGAGGGCCTTCCACAGCCACCAGCAGAGTCATACAGGACAGAAGCTGTACCTCTGCGGACATTGTGGGCGGAGCTATACTTATTCAAGTTCATTAAGGACACACACGTGCTCTAACATAAAGCCATCAGATTTAACCATTTGA
- the LOC128622959 gene encoding general transcription factor II-I repeat domain-containing protein 2B isoform X2 — translation MAGEQSGISTLVCNKVSEEGGKAIKLHCIIHQQVLCAKHLKYDHAMKPVIKAINYIRSKALCHRQFQQFLLDIQAEYGDVVYHNDVRWLSRGSALQRFYSLREEIGQFLAKKGQLMLELSDPIWLADFGFLVDITRHLNALNTSLQGQNGVVRQLYSHIKAFGTKLLFSQRHLSQTWPNTTHFPSLQEIMNGFPQNNISAQMRRYAADISSLDEEFQWRFRDFAAIEKDIRLFSSPFSVDPDDAPDHLQLELTELQCDAECHSRHQQLPLVNFYRQLDKGRFQEIRTFAKKMLSLFGSTYLCEKTFLVMNINKNCMRMRLSDSHLRDILRIKTTVFEPDLAYLLQSRSQYHPSH, via the coding sequence ATGGCTGGTGAGCAAAGTGGAATATCAACTCTAGTCTGTAACAAAGTCAGCGAAGAAGGAGGCAAAGCTATAAAACTCCACTGTATTATTCACCAACAAGTTCTCTGTGCCAAACATCTGAAATATGATCATGCTATGAAACCGGTAATAAAGGCTATTAATTATATTCGCTCCAAAGCCCTGTGCCACCGCCAGTTTCAACAGTTTCTACTCGACATCCAGGCTGAATACGGAGATGTTGTGTATCACAACGACGTAAGATGGCTCAGTCGGGGGTCTGCACTGCAGCGCTTCTACTCTCTTAGGGAGGAAATCGGACAATTCTTGGCAAAAAAGGGACAGCTGATGCTAGAACTATCTGATCCTATTTGGCTGGCTGATTTTGGATTTTTAGTTGACATAACACGGCATCTGAACGCGCTGAACACGAGCCTTCAGGGGCAAAATGGAGTGGTAAGACAACTGTATTCACACATCAAAGCCTTTGGGACCAAGCTGCTATTTTCCCAAAGGCACCTGTCACAAACGTGGCCCAATACCACACATTTCCCATCGCTGCAGGAAATAATGAACGGTTTTCCACAGAACAATATCAGTGCGCAAATGAGGAGGTATGCAGCAGACATCTCATCTCTGGATGAAGAGTTTCAATGGCGCTTTCGGGATTTTGCAGCTATTGAAAAGGATATCAGgcttttttcctctcctttctccGTGGACCCTGATGACGCTCCAGACCACCTGCAGCTGGAGCTCACTGAGCTGCAGTGTGACGCCGAGTGTCACAGTCGGCACCAACAGCTCCCTCTTGTCAACTTTTACCGCCAGCTGGATAAAGGCAGGTTCCAAGAGATTCGAACATTTGCTAAGAAAATGCTGAGCTTGTTTGGCTCAACATACTTGTGCGAGAAGACATTCTTGGTTATGAACATTAACAAGAACTGCATGAGGATGAGACTAAGTGACTCTCACCTGCGTGACATCTTGCGCATCAAAACTACAGTTTTTGAGCCAGACCTGGCCTATTTACTGCAGTCGAGATCTCAGTATCACCCTTCACATTAG
- the LOC128622959 gene encoding general transcription factor II-I repeat domain-containing protein 2A isoform X1, with amino-acid sequence MKHANYNKLTGNEHCEKLKQLEDVLTAQLRFFTRARESNENATKASYEVATLIAKHCKPFTEDDVKLPWNKVTGIITDGAPAMAGEQSGISTLVCNKVSEEGGKAIKLHCIIHQQVLCAKHLKYDHAMKPVIKAINYIRSKALCHRQFQQFLLDIQAEYGDVVYHNDVRWLSRGSALQRFYSLREEIGQFLAKKGQLMLELSDPIWLADFGFLVDITRHLNALNTSLQGQNGVNNISAQMRRYAADISSLDEEFQWRFRDFAAIEKDIRLFSSPFSVDPDDAPDHLQLELTELQCDAECHSRHQQLPLVNFYRQLDKGRFQEIRTFAKKMLSLFGSTYLCEKTFLVMNINKNCMRMRLSDSHLRDILRIKTTVFEPDLAYLLQSRSQYHPSH; translated from the exons ATGAAACATGCTAACTACAACAAGCTAACTGGAAATGAACACTGCGAAAAGTTGAAGCAACTAGAAGATGTTTTAACGGCACAGCTGCGCTTTTTCACAAGAGCccgtgagtcaaatgaaaatgcCACAAAAGCGAGCTACGAGGTGGCAACGCTGATTGCCAAGCACTGCAAACCTTTTACTGAGG ATGACGTGAAACTACCGTGGAATAAAGTCACTGGGATTATTACGGATGGCGCACCTGCCATGGCTGGTGAGCAAAGTGGAATATCAACTCTAGTCTGTAACAAAGTCAGCGAAGAAGGAGGCAAAGCTATAAAACTCCACTGTATTATTCACCAACAAGTTCTCTGTGCCAAACATCTGAAATATGATCATGCTATGAAACCGGTAATAAAGGCTATTAATTATATTCGCTCCAAAGCCCTGTGCCACCGCCAGTTTCAACAGTTTCTACTCGACATCCAGGCTGAATACGGAGATGTTGTGTATCACAACGACGTAAGATGGCTCAGTCGGGGGTCTGCACTGCAGCGCTTCTACTCTCTTAGGGAGGAAATCGGACAATTCTTGGCAAAAAAGGGACAGCTGATGCTAGAACTATCTGATCCTATTTGGCTGGCTGATTTTGGATTTTTAGTTGACATAACACGGCATCTGAACGCGCTGAACACGAGCCTTCAGGGGCAAAATGGAGTG AACAATATCAGTGCGCAAATGAGGAGGTATGCAGCAGACATCTCATCTCTGGATGAAGAGTTTCAATGGCGCTTTCGGGATTTTGCAGCTATTGAAAAGGATATCAGgcttttttcctctcctttctccGTGGACCCTGATGACGCTCCAGACCACCTGCAGCTGGAGCTCACTGAGCTGCAGTGTGACGCCGAGTGTCACAGTCGGCACCAACAGCTCCCTCTTGTCAACTTTTACCGCCAGCTGGATAAAGGCAGGTTCCAAGAGATTCGAACATTTGCTAAGAAAATGCTGAGCTTGTTTGGCTCAACATACTTGTGCGAGAAGACATTCTTGGTTATGAACATTAACAAGAACTGCATGAGGATGAGACTAAGTGACTCTCACCTGCGTGACATCTTGCGCATCAAAACTACAGTTTTTGAGCCAGACCTGGCCTATTTACTGCAGTCGAGATCTCAGTATCACCCTTCACATTAG